CCACCGTTGTCTACCTCCATGTTTGGTGGATCTCCTGGGGTCGGGGGCGGTAGTGATTGTTGTTTCtctaaaaaagggggaaaaaatcggCAGGAGTTGTCCAGCCAGAAAGCTGCGTGTGCACCGGCTCTTCCAAGCAGTCCAAAAAGTGGGGCCCAGGGGCTCCCCGAAGCCCTGGTTTCTCTTGGGAGAGGAAGGAGCGTCTTCCTTTTTGGTCTAAAGAAACCCACCAGCCTTTTCAGCCCCTGGGGTCTGCGTGCAGCTTTGCTCTTTCAATATTCGTAAGAATCATCGAAGGCAGCAGCGGCCCGATCTAGAGCAGGGGTCCCGGGCTTTGACTTAGAACCAGTCTTTGCCCTCCAGGGCCAGGCATCGGTTGGGACATCAGGTGGCTAATTCGGTTATTTCCCCCAATTCTTTGGATTCTCCTGGATTCAGAAGGAAgttggggcggggctggggggcacGGTGGAAAGGTAGAAAAAAGTAGCCCAAAATATGATTGGTGGCAGAGACTAGTGGGGAAGGAGAACTGTCAGAGGCCTCGTGGGGCCTGGAAGCCCAGCACAGGAGCCTCGGGCGCCGAATACGCGAGTCCATAAATATCACCACAATAgatactataaatataaatacaggcAAACACTTAAAATCAGTCCAGCGCTTTTTTCTCGGCCCCTTCTTTATTGTTGGTCCTGGAGTAAGGCTCGAAGGCCGAGGAGCTCAGGTACCGGGCGGAGAGTTCTTGCAAATTTCCGGCCAGCGAACCGGCCATTGTCAACGGGGCGGAGGAGAGGCGGCTGGCGACCGAGCCGAGCAGCGAGGGTACCGGTAGGCTGAAGAGGCCGTGGCCGGCAGCCGGCGCGCCCGCATGCAGTCCGCCTGGCCCAGCGGGCCCGGGGCCCGGAGCGCCGCCCACGGCCGGCGGGTGCGGGGACGCGGCGCCGGTGGGACCcggggcggcggccgcggcggcggcggccgaacCGGCAGCGGCTCCGGCGCCCAGGGCAGGCAGGCTGGGCCCGCGGAGCGCCGAGCCGAGCGCGCCGGTGGCGCAAGGCGGCAGCAGCGCGGGCAGGCCGGGCGGCGACAGCAGGCGGCCCTGCTCCAGCAGCCGCAGCACGCTGCACGTGGCCGCCGTCTCCGACACCACCGAGCGCAGCTCCGAGTCCTTGCCCTGGTCCTTCTTCTGCTTCGTGCGCCGGTTCTGGAACCAGACTTTCACCTGGGTGCAGGGGCGCAGGGAGGGTTGGAAAGAGAAGCGGGAGAGAGGGCCGTCAAGGAAGAGCGGGCTCCCAGGGCGCGAGGGCTCCCTTCGGAGCCCTCTCCCAGCCCAGCCGCACCCCAGTCCGGCCCCACCCGGCAGCAGGAGAGGGGCTAGCCCGGGGGCTACGTGGGCCACCTAGAGTTGGACCCAGCTCCGCAAGGCTGCGATTCCGGCTCATGGAAGCAGGCCCAGGCTGTGGGGGCTCAGAACTAGCAATAAAGAGGTCCACAACCCTAACTGGAAGGAAGACCAGAAGGGACTTCACGGGGCTCCCTCACTGCCTGCAGCCAGACACGGACCATCCTGGCTTGTGAGCTCACGTTTCCTTCCGGCAGAGCGGTAAGACCTGAAGGCTGCCCTGTAGGAAGTGGGAGTGGGCGGGCGGGAGTGTTGCTCTACCTTTCTGGACCCAGGCCCATTGCCCAGCCAACAAGCTCGGCTGTAGCCTCTGCGGAATTAGTCCTATCCAAGGTTTCCAGAAGCTGTTCCTGGCTTATGAGGGTCAGACTTGACCATCAACTAGCAGCAAGCAGGCAAGGTGGCTGTAGAAGGAGTAATTTGTGCAGGATGGACTAGGGGCCAAGCtttctccatcttctctctctgacagctGGATTGGAGGTTCTGAGTGATATTCTTAATTTATCACTCCCCTGCTCTCCATCATGAACTTTGGAATCATGGGAAGACATCAAGAGGCTGCGGTGAACTAAACCCTCTCTACCAGCCTccctcccacttcctcctctccttttgccccctcTCCAGGCCTCGCTGGTGGCCCAGAATGGAGATTAGCAGCTATATGGAAAGGTCTAGATTTTGTAAAGCAAGAGGGGTGGTAGTAGAGAGAATAGGAAAAAGCTATTGTGCCAACTCATACTCAAAAAGAACATCCAATAGGATCTGTCTTCAGTTCTCCGCTTTCTGCCCACTTCCCAGACCTATATATGCTCCCTACCTGCTTCAGGGCTGGACGCAGGGAAGGAGACAAGCCCTTAGAAAGAAGTCTGCCTTACCTAGGCCAAGTTGGTGCCATGCCCTCACTAGGCCCAAAAGGGCCTCCACAAGGCAAATCTATCAGGTCCTGAAAAGCCTGGGTTCAGAGTCTACTGCGGCTGACTCCAGTAACAACATGTGGATTTCATGTAAAGGAAAAGACCTAAAGCACAGTTGACAGtgctggctcccagggcccctgATCTGCCTCTGATCCCATACTTCACATATAATCAGCACCGAAGACAGGGCCTGGTAAGTGCCCAGTGGGTGCCCACGGCCAGAATGGTTCTGGGTCCAGCTCAGGGCCAGGGGAAACCTTAAGAGGCAGGGTAGCCTGGCCGGCGCAGGCGAATCTCAGGTTTGTGCACCTTTCCAATCTAGTTGTTACCCTCTGCACCCAGGTGGCTTTGGCTCCAGTCCCATTCTTGCAGAACAGGCCTGGGTGTTGTATTACAAGGCTGGGGTCCCCAAAGGAGGTGATGCCTGGAAATCGGGCCAAAATGGGGTGACCAAGACAGGAGCAAACACTGGCTCCTTGTAGAGCAGAGGCAAGCAGGGAATTCTCAAGACTGTGATccaaaaaagaattccaaaggaCAGAATTTGGGGCCTCCTGGGCTAGGCCAAGGTGGGCAGAGTACGGACCCTTCCAGATTTGGGGGCATAGAGGGAAAGGAATGGTTTAAGGAAGGGGAGAAGTCGTGGGTCTATCACCCCATCCACCCTGTCTCCTCCACCTCCCTGGGAGTCTCATCCAGAGTCAGGCTAAGTACTGGGAAGAGCGGGCTAGAGTTTGGGGTGCGGGGCAGGCTTGTGCAGAGCTGTGCAGGCCTGGCCACCTGGTACCTGGGTCTCGGAGAGGTTAAGCTGCCTGGCGAGCTCGGTTCTCTCTCGGCCCACCACGTACTGGCAGCGCTGAAACTCCATCTCCAGCCGGTAGAGCTGCTCTGCCGTGAAGGACGTGCGTGTCCTCTTGGGCCGGTCCAGGTCCAGGCCCTTGGGCAGGATGATCTCTCGGATGGAACCCTTGGCATCTGAGAAAGGGGAGATGTCAGTAGCCAGAACCCTCCcgtctccctccacctccctggCCAGAGCCTGCTGGAGGACAGGGTGCCTGCTGCCTGCATTCGGGgtgggcatgggggtggggggagcagggagggaagctTCGGCCATACCCGGGGACCAAAGACACGGTGTGTTTGGTGGAGCGAGGGGGTTTAACTCCACACCGCTGAGGGAAGGGGGAACCAGACTTGGCCTTTTAGAGCCCTTTGGACatgggaggggggaaaaatccaaaTCGGCTGATGTTCCTTCCGGCCTGGGAGTCTCGCCTGCGCGGTTTGCGTCCCCTGTAGCCTGACGGTCTCCCAGCTGACCAGGATGGGTTGCGTCGGCCCCAGCTCTGGACGCCTTGACCAGACCCCGCTCCCGCGGTCTCAACGCCCCACCCCAGGGTCTCCTTCTCTCCCGAGCCCGGTCGGCGG
This Neovison vison isolate M4711 chromosome 2, ASM_NN_V1, whole genome shotgun sequence DNA region includes the following protein-coding sequences:
- the VAX1 gene encoding ventral anterior homeobox 1 isoform X1, which encodes MFGKPDKMDVRCHSDAEAARVSKNAHKESRESKGADGNLSAAFLKEPQGAFSASGAADDCNKSKSNSAADPDYCRRILVRDAKGSIREIILPKGLDLDRPKRTRTSFTAEQLYRLEMEFQRCQYVVGRERTELARQLNLSETQVKVWFQNRRTKQKKDQGKDSELRSVVSETAATCSVLRLLEQGRLLSPPGLPALLPPCATGALGSALRGPSLPALGAGAAAGSAAAAAAAAPGPTGAASPHPPAVGGAPGPGPAGPGGLHAGAPAAGHGLFSLPVPSLLGSVASRLSSAPLTMAGSLAGNLQELSARYLSSSAFEPYSRTNNKEGAEKKALD